In Sorghum bicolor cultivar BTx623 chromosome 8, Sorghum_bicolor_NCBIv3, whole genome shotgun sequence, one genomic interval encodes:
- the LOC8073486 gene encoding citrate-binding protein — translation MAPASSSQPWPLLLLFIVLVSCCSQISAGVDPTLGFIAVNLTEDRFKLDHPYDLPPEQRYEFLAGVRRMWVYSTDKPLSSGSPTRPRSEIFLNAKYTTGVWQFEGYGYVPAGTSGVSVMQVFGASGRNTTLMLHVYGGRLMYYHDEARVVDADIYDRWFRLNVVHDVGAEVLTVFVDGEERLAVAGHGGYRHYFKFGVYTQTNASYYMESRWRDVKVYTKLG, via the exons ATGGCTCCTGCTTCCTCCTCCCAGCCATGGCCTTTACTCCTCCTGTTCATCGTCTTGGTCTCGTGCTGCAGCCAGATCTCCGCCGGCGTTGACCCAACCCTCGGCTTCATCGCCGTCAACCTCACCGAGGACCGGTTCAAGCTGGACCACCCGTACGACCTGCCGCCGGAGCAGCGCTACGAGTTCCTCGCCGGCGTGCGGCGGATGTGGGTGTACTCCACCGACAAGCCCTTGAGCTCCGGCAGCCCCACCAGGCCACGCTCCGAGATCTTCCTAAAC GCGAAGTACACGACGGGGGTGTGGCAGTTCGAGGGCTACGGGTACGTGCCGGCGGGGACCTCCGGCGTGTCGGTGATGCAGGTGTTCGGCGCGTCGGGGAGGAACACGACGCTGATGCTGCACGTCTACGGCGGCCGGCTCATGTACTACCACGACGAGGCGCGCGTCGTGGACGCCGACATCTACGACCGCTGGTTCAGGCTCAACGTGGTGCACGACGTCGGCGCGGAGGTGCTCACCGTgttcgtcgacggcgaggagcggctcgccgtcgccggacacggcgGGTACCGCCACTACTTCAAGTTCGGGGTGTACACGCAGACGAACGCCTCGTACTATATGGAGTCCCGGTGGAGGGACGTCAAGGTCTACACCAAGCTCGGTTGA
- the LOC8079861 gene encoding exocyst complex component EXO70B1 has product MDSRSQAPYKSSSFSPATTRDDGGRTREVDRNFSLGALRDKRDHPPHGGSREQSIKEEDEQEEGDHGAPRGGGGGGGGGGGECPGSGGGGEPDLAALSAEVDAFLAGQDADSPVSVTEATLERFASAVELLVARSEGVEDKWAAEAGGEPSALLAAITRIAALSSALGKSPEGGGKHAAAVNRVTAVLHRAMAFLEEEFHGLLEDPRVPKTTGSELGGAHEPDRCVLAPPPPSESGPGKESAPPYPAETVDRLRAMADAMVAAGYVTECSQMFLVARRNAFDATLQGLGYEKSNIDDVVKMTWEALEAVIVTWTKAFRHAINVGLSTEHDLCTRVFAGRHAAVGRGIFADLSRCVMLHMLSFTDAVAMTKRAAEKLFKVLDMYEAVRDASPVIEAFLSADEPATAEHSHSHSHHSGLAELKSEIAAVRYRLGESAAAIFRELESSIRADAGKQPVPGGAVHPLTRYVMNYLKYACEYNSTLEQVFREHHSNGGNGGGDDGGGNPFAAQLMEVMELLHSNLEAKSRLYKDPSLSNIFLMNNGRYMLQKIRGSSETNAMLGEAWARKQSTNLRQYHKNYQREAWSRVLGLLRDDGVLTVKGHVQKPVLKERFKQFNAAMDEIHRTQGAWVVSDEQLQSELRVSIAAVVVPAYRSFLGRFAQHFSAGRQTEKYVKLSAEDVETIIDELFDGNATSMTRRRT; this is encoded by the coding sequence ATGGACAGCCGGAGCCAAGCGCCCTACAAGTCCAGCAGCTTCTCGCCGGCGACCACCCGCGACGACGGCGGCAGGACCCGGGAGGTCGACCGCAACTTCTCCCTCGGCGCCCTCCGCGACAAGAGGGACCACCCTCCGCACGGCGGCTCCAGGGAGCAGTCCATCAAGGAGGAGGACGAGCAAGAGGAGGGTGACCATGGGGCgccacgaggaggaggaggaggaggtggtggtggtggtggcgagtGTCCGGGCTCGGGAGGAGGCGGCGAGCCGGACCTCGCCGCGCTGTCGGCCGAGGTCGACGCGTTCCTCGCGGGTCAGGATGCGGACTCGCCGGTGAGCGTCACGGAGGCGACGCTGGAGAGGTTCGCCTCCGCCGTCGAGCTGCTGGTCGCCCGGTCCGAAGGCGTCGAGGACAAGTGGGCCGCGGAGGCCGGCGGCGAGCcgtcggcgctgctcgccgcgaTCACGCGCATCGCTGCGCTCTCGTCCGCGCTCGGCAAGAGCCCCGAGGGCGGCGGCAAGCACGCGGCCGCCGTGAACCGCGTCACGGCCGTGCTGCACCGGGCCATGGCGTTCCTCGAGGAAGAGTTCCACGGGCTGCTCGAGGACCCGCGCGTCCCCAAGACGACGGGGTCCGAGCTGGGCGGCGCGCACGAGCCCGACCGCTGCGTCCTCGCGCCGCCTCCGCCGTCGGAGTCCGGCCCCGGGAAGGAGTCCGCGCCGCCGTACCCGGCGGAGACCGTGGACCGGCTCCGCGCCATGGCCGACGCCATGGTGGCCGCCGGGTACGTGACGGAGTGCTCGCAGATGTTCCTGGTGGCGCGGCGGAACGCGTTCGACGCGACGCTGCAGGGGCTGGGCTACGAGAAGTCCAACATCGACGACGTGGTGAAGATGACATGGGAGGCGCTGGAGGCGGTGATCGTGACGTGGACCAAGGCGTTCCGGCACGCCATCAACGTGGGGCTGTCCACGGAGCACGACCTGTGCACCCGCGTCTTCGCCGGCCGCCACGCCGCCGTGGGGCGCGGCATCTTCGCCGACCTCTCCCGCTGCGTGATGCTGCACATGCTCAGCTTCACGGACGCCGTGGCCATGACGAAGCGCGCGGCGGAGAAGCTCTTCAAGGTGCTCGACATGTACGAGGCGGTACGCGACGCGTCCCCGGTCATCGAGGCCTTCCTGTCCGCCGACGAGCCGGCAACCGCCGAGCACAGCCACAGCCACAGCCATCACTCGGGGCTGGCGGAGCTCAAGTCCGAGATCGCCGCCGTCCGGTACAGGCTCGGCGAGTCCGCCGCGGCCATCTTCCGCGAGCTGGAGAGCTCGATCCGCGCCGACGCCGGGAAGCAGCCGGTGCCCGGCGGCGCGGTGCACCCGCTGACCCGCTACGTGATGAACTACCTAAAGTACGCGTGCGAGTACAACAGCACGCTGGAGCAGGTGTTCCGCGAGCACCACAGTAATGGAGGcaatggcggcggcgacgacggcggcggcaacCCGTTCGCGGCGCAGCTGATGGAGGTGATGGAGCTGCTGCACAGCAACCTGGAGGCCAAGTCGCGGCTGTACAAGGACCCGTCGCTGAGCAACATCTTCCTGATGAACAACGGGCGGTACATGCTGCAGAAGATCCGGGGGTCGTCGGAGACGAACGCCATGCTCGGCGAGGCGTGGGCGAGGAAGCAGTCGACGAACCTGCGGCAGTACCACAAGAACTACCAGCGGGAGGCGTGGAGCCGCGTGCTGGGGCTGCTCCGGGACGACGGCGTGCTGACGGTGAAGGGGCACGTGCAGAAGCCGGTGCTCAAGGAGCGGTTCAAGCAGTTCAACGCCGCCATGGACGAGATCCACCGGACGCAGGGCGCGTGGGTGGTGAGCGACGAGCAGCTGCAGTCGGAGCTGCGCGTCTCcatcgccgccgtcgtcgtgccGGCCTACCGCTCCTTCCTCGGCCGGTTCGCGCAGCACTTCAGCGCCGGGAGGCAGACGGAGAAGTACGTCAAGCTCAGCGCCGAGGACGTGGAGACCATCATCGACGAGCTCTTCGACGGCAACGCCACGTCCATGACAAGGAGGAGGACATGA